GATATTTGATGTACTTCAGCGTCATGACCAAGGATTTTATACAGATGAAGAAGCCATTATTCGTTTAAAATCATTGGACTTAACAGTGTTAAAAAATGCTACTGAAAATGTTAAAAATCAGGTTAAAAGAATACTTTCAAAAGAAGTGAAAGAGGATAAACAGGAAGAAATAAAATCTCCTGTAATGATAAAAAGTAATACGAAAAAAACAAACAATAGAAAATAAGAAAGGTAGGAGGTGCGTTCAAAAAATAGAATACATCTCCTATTTTTACTTTGAAAGGAAAAAACGGATATGAGTCAAGTAAAATCGAAATTTGCAGAAATCCCTACACATTATGATACTAAAGATGTATGTAGGATTGTTAATATAAAACAACACATGTTGTACATGAAACACGGATTATTTCCAGTTGATATGTATTATAGCAAAGGGCTTTTAGTATATGTATACGATAAAGCTGAAAGTGAAGAATGTTATAAAAAATGGTGTGAAAGGACATTGGAATAATGGAAGAAAAATTAGTATTTACTTCTCCTATTCCACCTAGCGTTAATCATTACTTAGCATACCGCACAATTATTAAAAATGGAAAACCAATGGCTATGAGTTACAAAACGAAAGAAGCTAAGGATTACCAAAAAAATATTATAGAACTTATCAAAAAAGAAGTTGAAAAACAAAGATGGGTAAAGTCTGATAATAAATTTCAGCATTATTATATGGATGTAGTCTTCTATTTCCCTAGAGTCGATATGGATGCTAATAATTATTTCAAGTGTTTAGCAGATGCCATTACTGATACTGAATTAGTTTGGATAGATGATACACAGCTTTGTGAAAGAGTTATGGGAATTTATTATGACAATAAAAACCCAAGAATGGAAATTGAAATAAAACCTGTTAATTATAAAGGTATCTTTCCTAATCAAAACACTTATGAGGAATTTGTTTGTAAATGTGAAACATGTAAAAGATACAAACGTAATTGCAGTATTTTAACAAAGTCTATTGAAGGAAGAATTACGGAAGACATTGAAAACTTAGAATGTCAAAAATATAAATCAATTGAAAAAGAGGATAAATAATATGGAAAAGAAAATTACTGTAAAACAATTTATTGATACATATAATGCAGCAGCTAATAAACAGGAAGTCTTAGAAAGTGTTGTTGTGAATAAATATATTCCATTTCGTATCAAATTAGAGTGCGCCAAACTCATTGTAGAAAACCACAATTTAATTAATAAAGAAATTAAATCTGATACGGGAAAAATGTATTTAAGTTTCACTGCTTCTATTTTAAGACTATATACAAGACTTGAAGTTTCTAATACAGATACAGATTTAGATTATGATTTACTTCAGGAACAAGGATTGGTTGATATTATTTTAAATACAATCGGAAAAGATTTGGAGGAATACAGAAAAATCTTTGCAATGTGTGAAGAGGATTTTAGAACCAACTATCTTTCTACACCTTCTTTTGTACAAAGGCAAGTTACAAGAGTTATTCATGTGCTAGAAAAATACGTACACAGTTTACAAAACTGGTTAAATAAAATAGACAACGACAAAATAAACATTCTTATTGACGAAATTCAAAAACAAAATAAAAAACAATAGGTGATTATGTGAATTTAGACGTAGCATTAAAAAAAAGATTAGAAAAAGTTCTGGAAAAAAAAGTTAAAGAAAGAGCTGAGGAAATTTATGCTGAATGTGTTGATTTAGGAGATATGGCGATAGCTCAATTTTATGCTGCCTACTCTCCTATTCACTACAAACGTATGCATTCTTTTGACTATGTGTGTTCTCCGTTTAAACATAAGCTTTCATCTATCAAATATGAGGTTGGAATACGTGTATTAGAAGGTGTCGCTGTTGGTCATAAAGACAAGCTTGGAGATGAATATGTATTTCATGGAGTTATGGAATTGGGTATACATGGGACATCTTCAGTCGCAGTATCAACTCCTCCTATGGAAGTTATACGAGATTATTTTGCAAAATTTGACTAATGAAAGGAAGTGATTAAATGGCAGACCATATAGAACGAGTCATAGTACAGGGTGAGGTAGAGTTAGATACTAGCGCAGCAGAAAAGAAAAAAGAAAATCTTGCCAAACCTATTAAAATCGAATTGAGTGCAAATGATAAGGCAATTTTTAATAATATTACCAGTGCCATTAATGTGCTGCAAGTAAAAATAGACCGCTTAAATTTTAAAAATTTAGAGAAGAAACTATCTAAAAGCCTTGCTGAAAGTTCTAAAAATGGCGTAGATGAAATTAAAAATCAAGCCAAGTTGATTGACGATGCTTTCAATAAAACCTTATGGAAAAGCATGGATAAAAATGGGAATAAGACATCTCATACTTTTGCTGGCGTCTTGAGAGATATGCGACAAGAATTAGTTTCTATGAGCACATATATAAGCAAGCTCACCAATTCTAAAGACAACGAACTTAGTCTTAAAGTAAAAATTGAAAATATCAATGATTTTACTCAAAGTATGCAGGAAGCAAAAGGTCGGATAGAAACATTTCAAGATGTATTAGATCAGTTAGATAACAATTCTGTTTTTTCTTTACTCAATGAGCAAATTAAGGATATCACTTCTTCCATACAAATTCTCACCAACAATTTTAAAGAATTAAATACAGCCGCTGAGAAATATGCTAACCTACCGGATAAAGTTCCGAAGCGTAAAAAAGTATCTTCTGACAAAACCATTGGTCAAATATATGAAGAAAAAAGGAAAGAAGAAGAAAAGAGAATTGCTGCTGAGAAGAAAGCTTTAGAAAAGCTACAAAATGAAGAAGATAAAAAAGCAGCAAAGATTCAAAAACAAAAAGACTCACAAACTTCTGTTAATTATGTTGACATGGCAATTGCCAGAAGAGAAAAAGAAGCCAGAGATTTTGCCAAAAGATTAAAAAATGATATGTCTGAAAGATATGATATCAGCAAAACTTTAGACAAATTCCAAAAATGGGATGACAAAATAAAGTCCTATAATGAGTTAGGAAGTAAGTTTGAAGGTGCTACTGCATATCAGAAAATCCTTCCTGTACTAGAAAAAGTCAAAAATGCTTTTTCAGACATTAACTCAGAGATTGCAAAAGGTGATAATGCTGATTTTTCTAAAATAGAACAACAGATGAATGAAATTGCTTCATCGGTTAAAAAGGTTGATACAGCTTTTGAAGGGTTACAAAAACCAGCAGGTAATTTAGGTAAAATTGCTTCTAATGATACTTTAAGTTGGTTAGAAAAAAATACCAAAGCATTAAAAAAATATGGTGAAGAGTTAAAAGAAATTGCTACTTTGCAAGCAAAAGCAACTACTAAGGGAGAATTAGACTCCTTAACAGGAAGACGTAACGAATTAGTTTCTTCTGCTAAACGAGAAGGTTTAGTTGGGAAAAACTGGACAGACTCTTTTAAAAAGAGTTTGGGTAGTCTTTCTCAAATATTTGGTTCATTTTCTTTATTAAATCGAGCTGATGATATTGCTCATGAAATGATTGGTACAATTCATGAAGTAGACGATGCTTTAACTGATTTACAAATGGCTACAAGTGTTTCAGATAAAGAAGCGCAATCCTTAATGGAAACTTATAGCCAAATGGGTAAAGAATTAAAGGCTACTGGAGTTGATGTCGCTAAGTCAAATACTGAGTGGCTCAAACAAGGCAAAAGCTTAAAAGAAGCTGAAACCTTAACAACTGACTCTATTATTCTCTCTAAAGTTGGCGATTTATCCTCTGAGGAAAGTACAAAATATCTTACTTCTGCAATGAAAGGCTTTAAGGTAGAAGCCAAAGATGCTTTGAATATTGTAGATCAGTTATCTGCTGTAGATATGGCATCTGCTACTGATGTAGGCGGTTTAGCGGAAGCAATGTCAAAAACAGCAGTTACCGCACAGGATGCCGGTATTGAAATGCAACGTTTAATTGGTTACATAGCTACTGTTGGTGAAACCACTCAGGCTGATATGGGTTCTGTTGGTAACGCATTTAAAACAATCTTTACCAGAATGTCTGATATTAAAGCAGGAAAGTTTAAATTGATTGATGAGGATGGTACAACAGAAACTCTTTCTGATGTAGAGCAAACTTTATCAAATGTAGGTATAGATTTAAGAAAAACTGTAACAGAATATAACGATTATGGCGATGTTTTAGACAACTTGGCATCTAAGTGGGATAATCTGTCTCAATTACAACAAAATGCTTTAGCAAAAGCCTTTGCTGGAACAAGACAAGCGGAAGTATTTAGAACCCTTATGGCAAATTATGACAGTGCCAAGAAGTATATGCAAACAGCTAATGAAAGCGAAGGATATGCTACTGAAAAATTTGAAGCTTATCAAAATTCACTTTCAGGTGCAATTGAAGGGTTTAAAAATTCATTTCAAACATTATCTAACACAGTTGTCGGTTCAGATTTCTTAAAAGGAATTGTAAATGCTGGTACAACAACTCTCAATATTTTAGATAGTATAATTGAAAGATTTCATACAATCCCCTCCTTATTAGGAGCATTCGGTATTTTTCAAGGCTTTCAAGGCGGTGGTTGGAGTTCACAGAAAATCGTCTGTGTATCTCTATAGATAACCTAAGCCACCGAGGAGTTTAATGGCGACATGTACGAGCTATTATATAGCAAGGACTCCTGTAGTTAAATGCTGGAAAATGGTTTGTTGATAATACAACAAGCTACCTTTTAATGATTAAGGTACGGGAAACTTCCTTTATAAATATCTACCAAACTATAGTAGAAATATTATATGTGGCAAATGTGAAAGCACGAGGTATGGTAACAACGATATTTATGGAATAATCCGCAGCAGACAGTCCGTATGGGACTATGCTCAACGAGCAGTGACAGCAAGTGGTGTTTTTACATTACTAAGGTGTGCTCTAACGATAGGTTGTGTATAACCGAAAATCATTCATATAAATCCATCTTATATGTATACACATGTTTTGACGTAGTACAAGCGTTGATGGAATGTACAAATTTTGTAAAAAAATAACGATATTTTTTTGTTTATCTCTCGCTCACCTGTGCTATAATATAAGAAAAAGTTCAGGAGGAATTATTATGGCAAGAGGTAAACGATTAACAGGAATTGATTTGTTAGAAAAGAAAATTTCAGATTTAAATGAAAAAATTGATAGTCATGAAACAATTATTTATAATTTGAAAGAACAGAAATCTAAATTAGAAGAAGAAATGAAAAAGATTAAATTGGAAGAATTGTCTTCTATTATAGAAGAAAAAGGATTAAGTATTGAGGAAGTTAAGAAACTGATTGATAATCAGGGTTCTGAAAGATAGTAAATAAATAAGAAATATCAACCCTCATTCTATACTTATAAAGATACAATTGGAAAGAATTTTATTAATAAATCAGGAGGAAAAAGGATGGCAGTTTTAGCGAAACCAAGTAAAACTCAAATCGTTGTAGATGCGAAATCATCCAAAGATTTTATAGAACGTTTTAATAAGAATACAATTACTCCAAAAATGTTAGAGTCTTGTGCAAAAGCTGAACGCCTTTTTAAGCGTATCAAGTAAAGTTGTAAATATCTTTTCAGATGTTATCTATTATGAGGAGAATATAAGAAGCAGAAAGAGTATTACTCTCCTGCTTCTTTTTTAATCGTATTATTTTTTCACGACATGACCACAATCATTACATACCATATCGACCTTATTGGTCATAAAACCTGTAATAAAACTCCATTTCCTACGGACAGGCGTAAAATTAGTGCCAGCGCATTTAGGACAGATTAGTTGATGTGATTGAGATTGAGCGGCTTCTTCATTGCGTTTTTTCTCCCAATTATCTTTTTGAAGCTGTATTTGAAATTCAATGTCTTCTCTTCTATTCCATGCTTCTTTATCGTAGTATGGATTGTCTGGAGAAAGAACATATCGTTTACGAAGCATTTCTTCCCATTCTCTCTTTTGTTCTTTATCCATTTCTAAACGTATTTTAAACGTATAATTAGTTAAAATAAGTTTATCCCATTCCAAGTCGCAGGTGTTACATTCGTCACTTCTACGTGCGGTAATAATAGAACCACATTTAGGACATATGCGAATTGGTCTATCGTCTTCAATCATGTATTTTCCTCCCTCTATTCATATACATTATTATACTCTCAAAACAAGTATAAATCAACCATTCGTTGTTAGGTAATCGCTATCTCGATTTTGTTAATAAGAGCAAAGGTGGAAAATACACTTCGGCAAGCAAAGCAGATATTGAACGATACGATGAAATTATAAGCGACTTCCAAAACAATAAATTTAAACGTGGTTCAAGTTTTGACGTTAAAAAATGGGCAGATGGTTTTGGTGGACTAAGCTCTGACGTTGTAGACTTCTTATCCAATGTTCAAGATGGAGATGATATTCTTGAAGGTCTTGCTAACTCTATGGGAAAGACGACAAAAGCTATATCATCTTCTGGAGAAGAAATTCAATTAACAGGAAATAAATTTAAAGACTTCTTTACTAAAACAAAATCTTCCTTTGGTACATTTGGTAAGGTTGTCGGCAACGGCTTAAAAGGCTTTGGTAAAGCATTATTAGGCAGTGGACTTAATGTACTTCTCAATGCTGGTATTGGAGCAGCATTATCATTAGCCTTTAAACTCTACGATACTGTAGCTCATGCACAGGATAATGTCATAGAAAAAGGCAAAGAAGCTTCCGCTGCAATTAAATCAAATTATGATGCTATAAGTAATAGCAATCAATGGAAAACTTCCAACTTAGAGCGTTTCACTGAATTGGCTAAAGGTGTTAATGAGTCAGGACTTAATATGTCTTTAAGCTCTGATGAATTTGCAGAATACCAATCTCTCGCTTCGAGTTTAGCTGATACGCTTCCTAATTTAGTTGTTGGATTTAATAGCTTGGGTCAACCAATTATAAAAGCTGCTACGGATATGGAACAGCTCAATCAGGCTTTTAGAGATAACGATGTTGAAAAATATCAAGAGAATATTAGCAAGGCTTCTGATGTAATCAAAGGTTTCAAAACTCAGTATGATGAGAGAGGTTCATTATTTAAAGATACTGGTGCAAAGCAAAAGCAAGACATCTATAAATATATTCTTGACAGTTATAAAAACCTTGATGTTGAAAATTTAGAGTCTTGGAATAGAAGTATAATGGACGGACTAAGTGAAAAAGGGTACAACCTTTTTGAAATTGATGATGCGCTAGGAGAAATAGGTGTCAAGAAAATTGATGATAAAAGCATTGCAAAGGGCATCGACAAAATATCAGAACCTTATCAGAAAGGACAGACTGAGCTTGAGCAATATGCTTCTTCTGTAAAAGAAACACTACCTAGTTTCTTTATGATTTCAGATGAGTATGCAAAGCTTGTAGAAAAATCTCCTGCAATAGATACTTTTATTCAGTCTATTACAAGCGGATTAAGTTCAGACTATGTTAATGAAAATTTCCCTACCACTGAAAGCATTGAACAATGGACTTCTTCTATTACTTCTGCTTTAGGAAATAAAAAAGTTCAAACTTCAATCGAGGACTTATTCCAGTTAAATAAAGACAAGGATAAAATGTCTTTCAAGGAATATGAACAGGGTGTAAATTCATTGGTCGATACTATTTCTGGTTCAATGCCGGGAATTACATCTGATATGATGAAAGCAAGCCTTGGTATTGATAGAGAGCTTGAAAACATGGCAGCTCATTACTCTAAAGTCTCCGCAAAAGTTGGAAAAGAATTCGCTGACAATCTTTCAGGAGCAGATTTAGAATTAGCTTCTGATATTATATCTGAGAAAGATGTAAGAAATGCTGAAGAACTAAAACGAGCAATGATTGAAACAAAACAAGCTGCTCAAGACATCAATGCAAACCCTATTTTCGACTCTATCAAAATGGCGGATGAAAATAGAAACAAGGGTGACGACTATTTAGATGCTCTGAAATATATTGAAGAAGCCAAGGAAATGTACGATAAAGGTCTTATTGGTACGGATGACTTCAAAGCAAGAGCAAAATACTTATCTCCTACTGGTGCGGAAGACCCAGCTAACTTTATAGAAAACTACTCTAAGGCTACAAGATACCTTACAGAAGACAGCACTGGCGTACAGAATTTCTTAAATGACCTTGAGAAAAAAGGTTATGCTACATTTGAAACACTTTCAGATGGTACAAAACAGTGGAGTTATAACATATCTGATTTAGAAAGTGCCGCAGAGAATATGGGAATGGGATTTGAGTTCTTCATGGATATGTTCGGTAGACTCGAAGACTATGGGTTCTCTAATAATTTCTTCTCCACACAAGAAGAAGGAATAGAAAAAATCTCAGAAAAAACAGCTCAACTGGCAAAGGCTAAAAAAGAATTAGCTGAGATGGAAACCACAGGTCAGTACACTACCACTGACGAAAATGGAAACCAAGTCCAAACAGAAGCTAATCAGACCGCTATTGATGCAAAAAAGGCAGAAATAGCTGGACTAGAAAATGATTTAAATGAACTGCAAAATAATCTTGAAGCAGTCACTCAGAGTAATATAGACCGTATCAATGAACAGATTATAGAAACAAAGGAACAATACAAGTCTTTAAAAGAAGAAAGAGACAAAATTCTTGCTGAAAATAGATACGGTGAAAATACAGATGAGGTTGTTGCAGCTTTAGACGAGCAATTAAAAGGATTGGCTCAAGAGGGATACTTTGAAATTGACGGTGAAATGAACATTGTCAATGAAGATGAGGTCAGAGAAGAAATCGAGTCTGAGCCTATCGAAATAAATGCAGAAGGTAACTTTGAAGAATTTAAAGGACAGGCAAAAGACTCGGTAGACATAGTTCAAAAATTGCTTAATGAAAACAGTCAGGGCGTTCCTATTAAAATAAACTTAGACTCTGACAGTGTATTTGATATTGATACGCAAATTGCTGGTATTATGTCTTCATTAGATAAATTGAGGAATGAAGACGGCACAATAAACATTGAAGCTGAAGGTGCTCAAGATGTGATAAATGTATTATTAGCATTGATTGCTAAAAAACAGGAATTAAATGAGCCTGTGATAATGACGGCAGATACAAGCAATGTTGATGCAAACGTATCATCTGTAATTGGAAAGCTGCAAGAATTTCAAAATGCCTATAACGAACTTGAAAGATTGAATACCTTAAAATCTGCTGGTGTCGATGTAGATACTTCAGCAGCTCAGGAAAAACTTAATGGACTTGCTTCTGAAATTAGCAGTTTTGATGGTAAACAAGCAGAAATTTTGGCAACACTGAATGTTGACCCAACTTCTATTGAGAGTATAAAATCAACAATATCAAGCATTGGAGCAAGCGACTTAGCAAATGTAGGTGTAACCGTTGAGGCTAAGACAGAAGGTAAAACAGATGTAGAGGCTTTATCTAGTGCCATAGAAAAAGTTCAAGGTAAAACAGTAAGTGTTTCAGCTTCCGTAAGTGGCACAAGCTCTGTTCGAGATTTATCTAATGCTATATCAGGATTAAAAAACAAAACTGTTACTGTCACTACAAAACGTGTAGAAGAAAAAGCCTCTAAAGCATCAGGTACAATGCTCTCTCCTGCTCATGCAGAAGGTACATCAAATTCTATATCGGCTTATGCTGGCGGAAATGTTGCAATTCAAAAAGACGAAAAAGCATTGGTCAATGAATTAAAGAAGCCAGAAAGTATAGTACGTGATGGGGTTTGGAGTATTATACCCGGTGGTGCTCATATTGAGCAACTAAAAAAAGGCGACATTATATTTAATGGAGAACAAACAGAACAGCTATTAAAACACGGGAAAATCGCAGGTCATGGAAAAGCTTATGCTAATGGCACTGTTCCCGATGGTTCTATTGCTTCAACCTTAGCAAGTGCTTATGCAGGTGGTTCTGGTGGAGGTTCTTTCCAAGGTGGAGCTGCAACTGGCACAGATAAAAAGAAGCCTTCTTCAAGCAATTCTAACTCCAGCTCTAATAAAAAATCATCTAATAAAAAATCATCCAACTCCTCCTCTTCTACTGACGATGCAAAAGAATTTGAGGAAGCTTTAGATTGGATTGAAATCAAGATTGACCGCTTAGAGCGTAAAATCAAAAGCTTAGATAGAATTGCTGGAAGTGCATTTGAAACCTATGCTACAAGAAGTAAGGCTCTGGCTGAACAAATGGGCGAAGTTTCAAATGAAATTACGGTTCAACAGCAAGCCTATGAGCGTTATTTGCAACAGGCAAATTCTATCTCATTATCTGATGATTACAAGACTCAGGTAAAAAATGGTACAATTGATATTTCTACAATTACAGATGAAGATTTAAAGAAAAACATTGATGATTATAAACAGTGGTATGAAAAAGCCCTCGATTGCAAAGATGCGGTTGAGGAATTAACTGAGTCTGTAAAAGAATTATATCAACAGGCGTTTGACAATATTGTTGAGGAATTTGACAATTACATCAGTCTGATTGAACACAATAAGAATATCATAGATGGCTATATCGAGCAGGATGAAAATGCTGGATATTTGGTCAGTACAAAATACTATGACTCTCTTATTGCATTAGAAAATCAAACATTAAATCAACTTACGGAAGAAAGAGATCGTTTAATTGCTTCTTTAAATGAAGCTGTTTCAAGCGGAAATGTTAAAGAATATTCTGATGCGTGGTTTAAAATCAAGCCACGTAATCTATTTTATTGCGGGAAAATCCCCATAACCCTAATATGCTACAACGTAACTGGAAACAGTAAGCGTGAATGCGGTATGTGTTTATAACACGACAGTCAAAAGATAGAAACCATAAAAAATATTAGGCTAGGGACAACCGAGTGTGCAAGTCACTCAGACGCAGCGAACTACCTAAATCATACATGACATGGTAGACGTTCAACGACTAACCCTTTATGGGTGGCGAAAGCCTTAATGTAGGAACACAAGCGATTGGTGTTTCGAAAAATATAGACTATCTATTTCATTTTACACAATTTTTCATTGCTCATAACACAATTATTTGGTATAATATAACAAATAATTTTTAGGAGGTAATTCCGGTAATGAAAAATAACAATTCAATGTCATTCAGTTTTAAAATTCCCCAAATGTTTAAAAATAAAATTTCAATAAATATTGAATGTGAACTTTTAGGCATACATTATACTATATTCAATAATACCTTAGAGCTTATCTCACGTACTATAGCTAATGAGTCTAAGGAATTCCAAAAAGAATTGAAACCTGTAACTATATGTTTCCAAGAGTATGACTCCTTAGATGAAAATTTTAAAATTGATATTGAAAACTCCACAATAATATACAATATGAAAGCTATGAAATTAATGAGGAGTTTTGATTTTATATTTTATATTTTTATCGAAGGTTTAGTTTGCTATTACTGGAAAATCCCTGATACTTATGAAGCAAAAATAAAGGCACTCAATATTATAAAGACATTAGCTGAAAGTATGGAAGTAAGTACATTGAAAAAATGGGGATTAATAAGTACGGAAGAATAAAAAATAGATAGAAAATATAGTCTCAACTTCTGGGTAATACCTAGAGAAGTTCATAAGAGAACTGCATAGTGTAGCGAGCTATGTGAAGATTTTGTTAAAATGCAACAGGATATAAACGATGTTAATGAAGCTATTCAGGACTCTACATCTTCTTTAATTGATTACAAAAACGCAATACAGGAAATTCAGTGGGATATCTTTGATAAAATTCAGGATAGAATTTCTGATATTAACAAAGAGTCTGATTTCCTTATTGAGCTGATGTCTAATGATAAATTGTTTGATGATAAAGGGAAAATCACAGATAAAGGCAAAGCTACTATGGGGCTACATGGTGTTAATTATAACACTTATATGGCTCAAGCTGATGATTATCAAAAAGAAATGGAGAAAATCCAGAAAGAGCTTGCTGAAGACCCTCATAATCAAACTCTCATTGACCGTAAGCGTGAATTATTAGATTTACAGAGAGAAGCTATTCAATCTGCTGAAGATGAAAAAGAAGCTATTAAAGACTTGGTTGAAGAAGGTATCGAAAAGCAATTAGACAGTTTGCAAGAGTTGATTGATAAATATAATGATACTTTAGATAGCCAGAAGGATTTATATGACTATCAAAAAGAAATTGCTGAAAAGCAAAAAGAAATTGCTGAAATAGAGAAACAGCTTGCAGCTTATAAAGGAGACAATTCAGAAGAAGGTGCAGCAAAACGTCAGGAATTAGAAAATGCACTTGCAGAGTCTAAGGATGATTTAGCTGAAACCCAATATGAGAAATCCATATCAGAGCAAAAGAAACTTCTTGATGAATTGTATACAGAATATGAAACCATACTCAATATGCGCCTTGACAATATTGATATGTTAATTTCTGATGTTATTGCAAATGTCAATTCCGAGTCTTCTGGCATCAAAGATACAATTACATCCGAGGCTGATAAAGTAGGATATACAATTACTGATAGTATGAATACAATTTGGGGTTCAAATGGTATTTCAGGTGTATTAACCAATTATAGTAACAACTTCTCTTCTACTATGACTGGTGTAATGACAGCAATTAATGATATTAAAAATCTCATTTCCAAAGCAATCGAAGCTTCAAATAACAAGTCTCAGTCTAACATTAGTCAATCTCAAAATAATCAGTCACAACAGGGAGTAGAAAAACCATCTCCTCCTCCAACACCTCCAAAACCAACTTCACCTCAAGGTGATGGTACACCTAATATGGGGGATAAAGTTGTTTTTGTGAGTGGTAATTATTATTACGACTCTTATGGTAAACGTCCTTTAGGACATCGCTATCAAGGTCAGGAAGTTTATATTACTAAAATAAATCCGAAAGGTTCAAAGCCTTATCATATCAGCAGAGGAAATAAACTTGGTGATGGAGATTTAGGATGGGTTAATTTAGAACAGATTAAAGGATATAAGACAGGTGTGAAATCTGTTCCTAAAAGCGGATTATACTGGACAAATGAAGATGCTCCTGAAACTATTGTACGTAAAAAAGACAATGCATTACTAACTAAGCTTAATTTGGGAGACACAGTATTAAAGAATTCTTCTCATAATCACATTTGGGAAATGGCAACTAATCCTACTGATTTTATTGGTAAATATATGCCTAAGTTTTCTCCTACTATCCCATCTAAGTATGTAACAACAGGTAATAATCCAACTGAAATTCAAATCAATATAGGAATAGAAAAAGTACAAGATTATAATGATTTTGTTCGTCAACTACAAGCTGATGACAAATTTGAAAAACTTGTACAATCTATGACCATAGATAGAATTGCAGGAAAAGGAAAGCTAAATAAATATGGAATTAAAATTTAAGGATGCGTGAAATATCGCATCCTTTTTTGAAAGGAAAAAATGGATGAGTGATTTAATTACAATGCAAGAACAAAATGAGTTGCTGATAGAAACTCTTAAATCTATAAAAAATTTTTCAGGCTTGCCTGATGATGTTAAGATTACTTTGCGTAATCTACAATCCATAGAAAAAGAATGGAAAGATATTGTAGAGAGATTAAAAGAACGTGAAAAAGAATATGTAAAATTGATAGAGGAAGTTAAAACTCTTAAATCGGTGTTAGAATTATAAAATAATGGAGGTGATTGTCACGATTGCGGAAAATTTTGAGTATGCAGGAGAATTTCTAAATGACAAAGGATATATTATTTGTAGCCCAGACAATTCAGGAGGATTTGAAACAATAAACTCGGATTC
The DNA window shown above is from Blautia hansenii DSM 20583 and carries:
- a CDS encoding RusA family crossover junction endodeoxyribonuclease, with the protein product MEEKLVFTSPIPPSVNHYLAYRTIIKNGKPMAMSYKTKEAKDYQKNIIELIKKEVEKQRWVKSDNKFQHYYMDVVFYFPRVDMDANNYFKCLADAITDTELVWIDDTQLCERVMGIYYDNKNPRMEIEIKPVNYKGIFPNQNTYEEFVCKCETCKRYKRNCSILTKSIEGRITEDIENLECQKYKSIEKEDK
- a CDS encoding phage tail tape measure protein; the encoded protein is MADHIERVIVQGEVELDTSAAEKKKENLAKPIKIELSANDKAIFNNITSAINVLQVKIDRLNFKNLEKKLSKSLAESSKNGVDEIKNQAKLIDDAFNKTLWKSMDKNGNKTSHTFAGVLRDMRQELVSMSTYISKLTNSKDNELSLKVKIENINDFTQSMQEAKGRIETFQDVLDQLDNNSVFSLLNEQIKDITSSIQILTNNFKELNTAAEKYANLPDKVPKRKKVSSDKTIGQIYEEKRKEEEKRIAAEKKALEKLQNEEDKKAAKIQKQKDSQTSVNYVDMAIARREKEARDFAKRLKNDMSERYDISKTLDKFQKWDDKIKSYNELGSKFEGATAYQKILPVLEKVKNAFSDINSEIAKGDNADFSKIEQQMNEIASSVKKVDTAFEGLQKPAGNLGKIASNDTLSWLEKNTKALKKYGEELKEIATLQAKATTKGELDSLTGRRNELVSSAKREGLVGKNWTDSFKKSLGSLSQIFGSFSLLNRADDIAHEMIGTIHEVDDALTDLQMATSVSDKEAQSLMETYSQMGKELKATGVDVAKSNTEWLKQGKSLKEAETLTTDSIILSKVGDLSSEESTKYLTSAMKGFKVEAKDALNIVDQLSAVDMASATDVGGLAEAMSKTAVTAQDAGIEMQRLIGYIATVGETTQADMGSVGNAFKTIFTRMSDIKAGKFKLIDEDGTTETLSDVEQTLSNVGIDLRKTVTEYNDYGDVLDNLASKWDNLSQLQQNALAKAFAGTRQAEVFRTLMANYDSAKKYMQTANESEGYATEKFEAYQNSLSGAIEGFKNSFQTLSNTVVGSDFLKGIVNAGTTTLNILDSIIERFHTIPSLLGAFGIFQGFQGGGWSSQKIVCVSL